Genomic window (Candidatus Bathyarchaeota archaeon):
AGCGAAGTGAAGAGCATGGAACAGTATTCTTTGGCGAAAAGGGAAATTGTTGCCCTAGTCCACAGCGCAATAAAGAAGCTGCGGGAACGTGACGTGGAACTTAAAGACCTTGTCTATTCGGTGCAACTGTATTATGATCCTGCTAAAAGAACCAGCGCAACAAAGATTATGCCTCAGCCTTATCAATGTGCCTCACAGCTCATTAACGCTGGGAAAAAGATAAGCCGCCGAGATACAGTTCATTTCATAAAGGTTAAGCCCTTCAACTACAAGGGTAAAACGTTCACAGTGAAACCCGTTAGTCACGTAAGGAGTTTGGCAGAGATTAATATAGAAGATTATATTCGCAACTTAACGACGGCCCTTGAACAAACCTTTAAGCCAATGGACATAAAGTTGGAACAAGATATGAAGCTAACTGACTGGTTTGGAGCTTAATAGGTTAGTCTTACCTTCGAAATTCCACTCATAAGTTGCAAACTTTCCTTCTTCTAGTCTCCGCGCAAGATTTAACTCATAATCTGTCAGGATGCCTCCTACAAGCTTTATGCCGAGAGCTTTTTCAAATCCTCTGGTCAACGCTTCACAAGCTCGGTCGACGGCTACACAGCTGCCTAACTCATCTGCAACCGACGTAATTTTTCTCGTAGCAATATTTATCAAGTCTACACGGGTGTCTGCCCAAGGAACTTTGAGAAATGTGAACATTTTCGGCAAGTCAACGTTCATCAAGAGAGTACCGTGTTGAAGAATTACACCTCTTTTATGTGCCTGAGCGCTTCCAGAAATCTTCCGCTCTTTAACGGTTATGTTAGGACATTGTTTGACATTACCCTTGTCGTATTCAACGTCTACGCCTAGAATTTGAGCTGCTTCAATTAGTCCGCTGCAAATTCGCATGTACGCCTCTGCGACGTCATCCGTTCCTAAATCCTCCTGTTTCACGATAACACTGTAGGTGATTTCGTCTTCAGAGTCATGGTAAACCGCGCCGCCTCCGGAAATACGCTTAACCACATCCACGCCGTGGATTCTGCAGTTTTCCAAGTCAACTGCGTCGTAAACGTTCTGAAAACGCCCAATAGACACGGCAGAAGGGTACCAACGAAAAAAACGTAAAGTATTAGGTACTTTTTCTTCGATTCTCGCCCGCAGTATGGCCTCGTCAACCGCCATGTTAACGAAGGCATTGTCTGTTTTGGGTTTTAGCAGACGCCAAGGAGACATTTTTGCTCAGCCTTTTTGAATGTTCAAGCGATGGATATAAATGTGGATGAGATATTTTGGTTTGCTGGTCGTAATGATAGCAGAGGTTGTGATTGGTCGGAAATTGCTAGATGCTATTTTAGAAAGTGCAAGAGTCGCATATCCTCGGGAAACGATTCTTCTTTTACGTGGTAAGGCTAAAAGAGGCAGAATCGAAATAACAGACCTTGTGATTCCCCCGTTGGCTACTCATGGCAGAGGGTTTTCAAGCTTTCCTGCATATATGCTTCCGATGGACTTTTCGCTTATGGGAAGTGTTCACTCGCACCCATCAGGCGTGGCAAAGCCTTCGGTAGGAGACTTGAACCATTCTTGGGGTAGAATAATAATGATAGTGGCATATCCATTTGCTGGAAAAGAAAATGTAGTGGTTTATAGTCGTTCAGGTGAAAAAATAGCATTGCAACTGACAGAATAACTCTGGGATTTCTTGATGGTCTTTTGCAGACATTTTTATTCGTATGTATATAATATTGGCATGACAACGAATTCAACTCCGAAGAGTTAACAAAGACATAAAGGGAACAAGATGAGGTTGACGACGGTTTCAAAGGAGACTGCGAGAAGATTTCTCATCACTAGGCAGAGATTTCAGCACAGCGAAGGAAAAAATGGAACGTTGGAGGCAATCAGGCGGCTGGAATGTGTCCAAATTGATCCCGTCCGTGTTGTCCACCGCAACCATCACTTAGTTCTCTATAACAGAGTAGGCAACTATAAACTCTCATATTTAGACACGTTACTCTACAAGGACAAAGCTGTGTTCGAATACTGGTGCAACGAGAAATCAATTATCCCCATGGAGGAGTTCCGATATTTTAACTATCGAATGCAAAATTATATGGAGTTTCACTCGCCTTTCTATGAACGTTTGAAAGCTAGGCGAGAAGAACTTAAAGGTGTAGTTCGTCACGTATTATCAACTATCAAAGCTAATGGCCCATTGTGTGCAAAGGATTTTGAAAAAGTGGGGCGCAAAGCTGCAAAACGTGTTTTAAACTTGCTTTGGGATTGTGGAGAGGTAATGATTCATCATGTGGATGGAAATCGTCGATACTACGATTTGATGGAGCACATCCTGCCTAAGAACTTGATCGTTGAGATACCCACTAGAGAGGAATATGACCGATTCATGATTGAGAAATACATGAGGGCTTACGGTTTCGTTGATACACGTGACTGGAGATTTGGCTGGCATACATTAAAATCTCCACAACGCAAGGCAATAGTAGAAGAAATGGTCAAGGATAGAAAGATCTGTCCAGTAAAAGTAGAAGGTGTTAAGCATGTCTATTACGTTCTAGAAAGATATTTAGAGATGCTCGAGGTCGCAGAAGATTCTTCCATTGAAGAAGAAATTCATTTTATTGCTCCTCTTGATAACTTCATCTGGAACCGGAGAATGATCTCCGAAATTTTCGGTTTCACTTACGTGTGGGAAATCTATAAGATTCCGGAGAAGAGGCAATATGGCTACTACGTCTTGCCTATCCTTTGTGGTTCAAAATTTGTTGGAAGAATTGATCCGAAATTGGACAGGGTGAACAAAACGATGATCGTTAATTCTTTGGTCTTAGAGGAAGGACGCTTTGAAGAAAACTTTGTTGTTGAATTAGTATCTACACTGAGGA
Coding sequences:
- a CDS encoding lipoate--protein ligase family protein is translated as MSPWRLLKPKTDNAFVNMAVDEAILRARIEEKVPNTLRFFRWYPSAVSIGRFQNVYDAVDLENCRIHGVDVVKRISGGGAVYHDSEDEITYSVIVKQEDLGTDDVAEAYMRICSGLIEAAQILGVDVEYDKGNVKQCPNITVKERKISGSAQAHKRGVILQHGTLLMNVDLPKMFTFLKVPWADTRVDLINIATRKITSVADELGSCVAVDRACEALTRGFEKALGIKLVGGILTDYELNLARRLEEGKFATYEWNFEGKTNLLSSKPVS
- a CDS encoding Mov34/MPN/PAD-1 family protein, translated to MRYFGLLVVMIAEVVIGRKLLDAILESARVAYPRETILLLRGKAKRGRIEITDLVIPPLATHGRGFSSFPAYMLPMDFSLMGSVHSHPSGVAKPSVGDLNHSWGRIIMIVAYPFAGKENVVVYSRSGEKIALQLTE
- a CDS encoding YcaQ family DNA glycosylase gives rise to the protein MRLTTVSKETARRFLITRQRFQHSEGKNGTLEAIRRLECVQIDPVRVVHRNHHLVLYNRVGNYKLSYLDTLLYKDKAVFEYWCNEKSIIPMEEFRYFNYRMQNYMEFHSPFYERLKARREELKGVVRHVLSTIKANGPLCAKDFEKVGRKAAKRVLNLLWDCGEVMIHHVDGNRRYYDLMEHILPKNLIVEIPTREEYDRFMIEKYMRAYGFVDTRDWRFGWHTLKSPQRKAIVEEMVKDRKICPVKVEGVKHVYYVLERYLEMLEVAEDSSIEEEIHFIAPLDNFIWNRRMISEIFGFTYVWEIYKIPEKRQYGYYVLPILCGSKFVGRIDPKLDRVNKTMIVNSLVLEEGRFEENFVVELVSTLRKFLSFHEALHVKIVKTKPKKLKSALLAELSRYA